In Oncorhynchus masou masou isolate Uvic2021 chromosome 28, UVic_Omas_1.1, whole genome shotgun sequence, the DNA window catttgaggttccaaggctattgagtctgccgataaaaaTGCGGCAATTGACAGAATTGATCcaaattttgcagctctttcagaacatcagctatctggatttgggtgaaggagaagcggggggggggggggggcaagttgctgcaggtgggcctgagatgttggccggggtaggggtagccaggtggaaagcatggccagccgtagaaaaatgcttcttgaaattatCGACtattgtagatttatcggtggtgacaatgtttcctatcctcggtgcagtgggcagctgggaggaggggcTCTTATTCTCTTTTTGAAGTTAGTGCTAagggatgcaaatttctgtttgaaaagttAGCCTTAGCTTTCCCAACTGACTTgagtgtattggttcctaacttccctgaaaagttgcatatcgtgggggctattcgatgctaatgcagaacgccacaatgtttttgtgctggtcaagggtagTCAAGtttggggtgaaccaagggctatatctgttcttagctctccattttttgaatgggacatgcttatttaagatggtgaggaaagcacttttaaagcgcaaccaggcatcctctactgacgagatgaggtcaatatccttccaggatacccggaccaggtcgattagaaaggcctgctcgctgaagtgttttagggagcgtttaacagtaatgaggggtggtcgtttgaccacggacccattatgcacacaggcaatgaggcagtgatcgctgagatcctggttgaagacagcagaggtgtatttagaggttacagatttagggttgtacctggtaaaTTCCGTGATAATGTGTTAGATTGAGGGCAtgtagtttagattgtaggatggccggggtgttaagcatgtcccagtttaggtcacctaacagtacgaactctgaagatagatgggggcaatcaattcacatgtTGTGTCCAGGGTACAGCTGGaggctgaagggggtctataaacaagctgcaacggtgagagacttgtttctggaaaggtggattttttaaAGTAGAACAATAATTTTgggggcacagacctggatagtatgagtacaggctatctctgcagtagattgcaactgcatcccctttggcagttctatcttgtcgggaaatgttgcaagttcaaatccccgagctgacaaggtacaaaatctgtcgttctgcccctgaacaggcagttaactcactgttcctaggtcgtcattgaaaataagaatttgtcttaactgacttgcctagtaaaaaactAGGTCTAATGTCACACGTGATTTTCAAGTCGGAGCTTTAGAAAGATGCCTGAGTTTCCGATTTTGAATTCGGAGTGACCGTTAAACGATTTTTACCAGTGAAGTTTGTTtattttccgagttcccagttgtcctAAACGCGGCATACCTCTCCCAAGACTCACGGAGGCGCTAATTATTTTTCTATGTCACTCACGCATGGAAGTGACGCACACATTTGTATGTGAACAACGGCTGATGGGGACATTTTGAAATAAGTAGCTTGCTGGTATCCGTTAGTGGACCAAGGTTCACTTTACAAGCCACATTTACTTTATTAGTTGTATGTCTCGCATGCGTGATACGTTCAAATTAATGAAGATGTCACAGAAGTCGGCCACTGAAGAAACAAGCGTATAACGTAATACACAAGTAAGTTGCTAGTTTAGCTAGCAAATTAGCTACGCCGTCAGTGCGAACTGGCTGGCTAGCTGCTGGGCTGGGTTAAAATGAAATCGTCGTTAGCATACGTCGCTTCCATTTTAGGTAGCTAACTAGCTGCCTATCGAGTTCTTGCTAGCGGTATCACAAATGCATGGGTGGTGGACTATGTTTAGAAATCCCCCTAGCAACTCCAACTCGTTTTATGGGAAACTTGCTTAGTAAACTAGCTAACGTCGTTAGTCATAGCTCGATAGCCAACGATGCCCTCACCATAGATTGCATAAATAATTTccctgttagctagctacctagccagACGGGTAAGCTACCATCAAGCTAGATAGCTAACACCAGTAAAGGATGAAGGAAGCCAGCTTCCGCGATACTGGTTTATGTTTAGCGTAGTTGACGTTAGCTTCATATGTTTTGCTTGCCAGCAAGTTGATAGTGGCGTTTAATTGTTTGTTAGTTATGTTGTCGAGCTAGCAATCCAGGTAGCTACGTAGGTCAACATTTCGTTTTTTTGTGTTAAAACGGTCAGTGATGTTATTCATACTTGATAGATGAGGCTCTGTCTAAGCTTGCTCTTTTCCTGGGCTACCGGAAGGTGTGGCGCAAAGAACCCCGGACTTGAGTTTCGTTGTTGCGCACACAGTGGTGTTATGACACCATTTATATATAGCCACATAACTACTGTTATAATGCTGCGTTCATAACAACTGGGGTACTCGGAAATATCCGACTTCACTGCATTGAAATTAACTGGGAATTCGGACAAAAAACAGCTCCAACTGGGAAccttttgaacggtcatccaactcggaattccaagtcgtaAACTCTGGCAtttttctagagctccgacctgaataTCTCTGACATCATGATAAGACTGTTTCCCCCCAAGTTCCCAGTTTTCTTGAAAGCACCATAGCACAACAGGGTAATATATTCAACGACAGTCTACCAGCTGGGCCACATCTATCTTAAGTTTAGGTGTATTTTGGTGGAATGCTGTGAATATGAGCAATGAAGAGTTCATTATACAGTTTGAAAGAAGAGGCTCACTATTTGTAGGTGTCTTCTCCCTACAGGTATGTGACCAACATTCCACACAATGGTAACATATGTTTGGAACCAGCTGATATTTGTAAGCTGACCACATGTGGGGGTTCAAAGCTAACCCAGTAGAATAGATGTTGCCAGCATCTAGGTGATAACCTTCCTTATGTGAGAATGCgaccaaaaccccatgttacccttTTGATTCATTATTGGTTTTTGAGCGGCAGATAACCTGGCGGTTAAGAGCTTTCGTCCAGTAAGTCGCTCTGCACAAGAACGTATGCCAAATGACTAAAATGCAAACACACCCCACTACAGCTGTAAATGCAGCCAGATTAATTAGTGCTAAATTGCCTTTTGCTACTGTTGTAGGCTACTGGTACTTCATTGAAACGTTTTCAGTGGTTCCCATCTCCTGTCCTCATCTACCTCAAAAGGTACACATTTTTATTGTTGACCCTGTCAAACAtgcctgattcaacttgtcaactactCATCAGGCCCTCATTAAGTTGAATCAGGTATGTTTGTTTGGGGCTACAAGTGTGTTGCTGGAGGTACTTGAGGACCAGAGATGGGAAACACTGAGTTACACCTTTCATAAATCGGTCTGTTGTGCTGCCTCATTTTAAAGATCCTGAAAGAGGATGATTAATTTCTAACGTGTTTAGTCTTAAAGATATATCAATATTATAGTGGGTGCAAGAGTAGGTCTTTTTGAACCAAAGTTAAATCTCTGTGATATCATATATTGTTGTTCCAGGTGAGTTTCTGTCCTGGCACACCTGTTTAAAACAGACCACGGGGTCCTACGCTCAACTAGCAGGaagatggcagacactgagaagACAGAGGAGTTTGTCAATGCTGAGATCTTCCCAGAGCGTCCCGTGCAGGGGGGGTCAGCTGCTGCTGTCAGGGGGGCGCAAGAGGAGCCCCTTAAAACAGAGACCACCAGCTCTCCTccaggagaaaaggagggggacAGCCTCCTGCAGACTGAGGGTGAGCCTAGCCTTCTCTCCATGCCCTGCCTCATGATGGAGCTGAGAAGGAACTCCCCTGAGTCTCCGCACGCCTCCACCGGCAGCGACAAGCCCACCTCGGGCCGTGCCTACGAGAGTGACTCCTCCAACCCCTGCATGCTCTCGCCCTCCTCCAGCGGCCACCTGGCCGACTCGGACACACTCTCCTCTGGTGAGGAGGGATCCGCCTCACGTGCGACAGTGGAGGGGGGCTCCACAGAGCCCGGGGCCGACACCAGACTTGCAGCAGGGGGTCAAACATCTGCATCAAGTGGGCGAAAGTCCCGTCGTTCACGTTCTGAAAGCGAGATGTCAACCAACACAATGGCAGCCAAGAAAAACCGCTGCCAGCCCGCTGTGGTGGTAGGAGCAGGCGTCGAGAAGCAGACCAACGGCCGGCTGGCTAAAGTCAAAGGTCACCGGAGCCAAAAGCACAAGGAGCGTATTCGGCTGCTTAGGCAGAAGCGCGAGGCGGCGGCAAGGAAGAAATACAACCTGCTGCAGGACAGTAGTACGAGCGACAGCGACCTCACCTGTGACTCCAGCACCAGCTCCTCTGAAGACGACGATGAGACATCAGGCGGCAAGACAATCACCACAGACATCCCAGGTAACAATCACCACAGACATCCCGGGTAGCAATCACCACAGACATCCCGGGTAGCAATCACCACAGGCATCCCGGGTAGCAATCACCACAGGCATCCCGGGTAGCAATCACCACAGGCATCCCGGGTAGCAATCACCACAGGCATCCCGGGTAGCAATCACCACAGGCATCCCGGGTAGCAATCACCACAGGCATCCCGGGTAGCAATCACCACAGGCATCCCGGGTAGCAATCACCACAGGCATCCCGGGTAGCAATCACCACAGGCATCCCGGGTAGCAATCACCACAGGCATCCCGGGTAGCAATCACCACAGGCATCCCGGGTAGCAATCACCACAGGCATCCCGGGTAGCAATCACCACAGGCATCCCGGGTAGCAATCACCACAGGCATCCCGGGTAGCAATCACCACAGGCATCCCGGGTAGCAATCACCACAActatctacacacactaccccataatgacaaagcaaaagcaggttttttgaagtgtttgtaaatgtattaaaaaataatcaaagaccttatgtacataagtattcagaccattcgCTGTGAGAAgtataccaaaaaatgtctgcagcattgaagttctcCAACAACAGTGGCCTCCgccattcttaaatgtaagaagtttgaaaccactaAAAACTCAAAGATCAGGCCAagctgaacaatcgggggagaagggctttggtcagggaggtgatgaagaatccgatggtcactgacagagcttgagtccCTCTGTGGGTGTgggtgaaccttccagaaggacaaccacctctgcagcactccaccaattaggcctttatggtagagtggccagacggaagccatgaacaacaagattatctggtcggatgaaaccaatattgaactctttggtctgaatgccaagcgtcacgtctggaggaaacctagcaccatccctatggtgaagcgtggtggcagcatcatgctgtgggatttttttattttatttttcagcggcagagacttggagaccagtcaggatcgagggaaagatgaacggcgcaaaaTACAGATAaatccttgaagaaaacctgttccagagtgctcaggaccccagactggggcgaaggttttaCCTCCCAACGGGACaacaaccctacacacacagccaagacaacacaggagtggcttcgggacaagtctctgaatgtccttgagtggcccaaccagggcccggacttgaaccagatcgaacatctctagagagacctgaaaatagctgtgcagcgacgctccctgtccaacctgacagagcttgagaggatctgcagagaaaaattggagaaattccccaaatacaggtgtgccaagcttggtagcatcatacccaagaagactcaatgctataatcgctgccaaaggtgcttcaacaaagcactgagtaaagggtctgaatacttgtgagaTTTCACTTTTTATTCTTAATGCATTTTCAATCATTAAAAAATGTactctttgctttgtcattgtgggatattgtgtgtagattgaggggggggggggttagcaaTTTTAATCAATTTTCTAATAAGGCTTTAACATaagaaaatgtagaaaaagtaaaggggtctgactactttccgGAGACACTGTATCCCATGTTTAATGTATttgggtctttctataaataatGGGGCCAATGTGTGACGTTGGGATAAACATTTCAAGATAGGTTGAAATAAAAATAAGTTTTATGCAGTTCCACGTGTACTTGGATGAATATGCCATTTGCCCCATAACTCTACATATATACTACAACAGGACTATACATTCTTAAAGCAGGGTTTATACAGACATTGGCAAGTCATATTCAAGGTCTTTCAGAGACGTTTTCAAGCCCTTTTTTGTACTTATCAAGGATCTGTGTTATACAATTGTTTAATTTATATAATTGAACATATCGGGCATAATATAGAACTGTCAAACTAGGCCATTACCACTAAGAATTTGGCATTGATATTAAAATGAcattctaaaatgtgagaatacTGTGGACTTGTCTGACTATTATTATAAAAATACTAAATCAAATAAAttaaccttgatttaactaggcaaatgaAGTGGATGAATGTATGGTTTTTCTCTGTCCTATGTGGCCCGACGCAGGCACACATAATAAAGCCAGGCTGATTTTGTCATTAGTGGCTAAAAACCCAGTTCCTTTAATAATGGAAGGATTTGTATGGAAAGCCAAGTTGATGCCAGCATTCGATCTTGTCGTCTTCATAATCACTTTACGTGGTTTTACCGCAACAGAGTAGCGCAACACCCATCAATTGAAGTGGTTGGAAAGAAAAGGAAGTGGCCACATCTCTCACAAAATGGATCCAAAAGGAAATCACACATTATCAGGGAGCTGGAGAACTTAGAAACTGGCTACAATCATTTACAAGGACTTTTCAAGCACCAATTTCTAGATGTCAGATTTTTCAAGGTAGGCATATTCTAGTACTTGAATATCTGTTCTTCAAGTTTAGGTAGGCTGCTTCAAGTGCATTTTATTGCTTAAAATTGCAGGTGTATCATGGAAACTAACATGTATTTGTCATGTTATTTCATTACCAGATCATATTGTAAAGATGCCTATTAGGCCTTATCATTTGTCATTATATCCAGAATAATGAACAGAGTTGGCTGTTGCACAATTGTCTATCCTACGCAATTGCAAACAGTAGACTCGTCCAATCCAAGGCGCAAAAACATACTCATTACTCTGACGCCTTCTGTTAAATCTAATGAGACCCTTCTCTAACTCTAGCAGACAACAGATTATCAACATCAATTCTCCATGGATATTAGATCCAATGTAGATCCAGGCACAACGGTCTTCACCAGCATAAGGCATGAGACCCTAAATATTTTGGGCATTTCTTTTGCGGACACCTTTTTCCAGCACCTGCGCTGTTTCATCACATGTGCTTTCACAACAGCTGTTCATCATTCAGAAAATTCCTTCCTGAATCAGATGTGTGAAAATATCACAGTATAATTAAACAGCTGGACACCAAATACGCATCCAACATGTATTATGCATAATTATTGAAGAACCACGTTAATGACTCAAGCTTTAGATTTTCAGTATCAAGGTAAGGTGACTCCTTTCTGTTAGAAGCATTTGATTCTGCAATCACATACATTTTTGGGAGATTTGTGTGCCCATAAACTGTTTTCACCACATTACACAAGGAGACACAACATTTTTAAGTAGTTGCATTGCAGTTCTGGAACTCGAAACAGAACAACTACAGGGTTCAATGTCTAATTGAACTAATTCATGAAAAATATGATATTAGGACATCTTACACTGCCACAAATGCAAGGACAGAAAAATTTATGTTTTGTCACATGATTTTTGGACATCTGTCAAGATGCCAATCATGACAAGGGGATAAACAGGTTTTAAATCAACTCGTGAATTTTATGTTATATGGCTACTGTATTTTCCCCCCTTAATGTAATGCCATGAAAAAAATGTCTTATCAATTACTTAACAGCTGTAACAAGTTTTCCACAATAGGAAATCCTGGTACCCTAGTCTATAGAAAGACCCATGTACTACAGGGATTCCAAGTAACCCACATTTAGTGCACCGTAAGGTAATAATCACAATTTACTACAGACATCACAGGTAATTTTGACAATTTCTCGTAAACAGTTGCAACAGACATCTCACATGAATCATTTCACATACGTTTACCAGAGATGTCGAGTAACCATAGCATCCCCGGCCAATGCAAACACACTGACGCTTCTGTTTATGAATGTTTGCTAATCTTCAATGGCTTCTAGCACAGGCATCACTGAATGTTAATTGTTTTAATAACTGTTCATTTGTCTCCATTCACCATGCATTTTGAAGGTTACAACCCATTACGTCTTCACATAATCTACCCGTAGGAAGTGTTCTTTTTAAACTCTGTCATTGTTTGCATGTTGTGTGGAATGTAGATACCATTTACTGAGTGTTACAATTGGGTCATTGTTTTATTTCTACTTTTCCAGTCTGTACTGCCATAGCGAGCGGTTTTTACAACAGTATATGACCTCACTGTGTGGTAGTAACCTTGTGATAAACATACAGGAGTATCTCAAAGCTGTGACATAAACATAGTAGTAAATCTGTGATTCACATCGAAGGCTCCACTGTCCATTGTAATGTGATTGACTTCTTCCTGTCCTTGGTCAAAATAGAGATTGCGGGTTAATGGAATGAGATGTCTCCATCCCCAGAGCCTTCCATTAATTCACCATACCTTTGCCACGTAGCACCTTATCGTGCTGGTTCGGTTGAGAACTTCTGTTGAATTATTTGAATGTGGCCCTTTGAGATTCCCCTAGGCTCCAGTGCCTGTTTTCAGCGCAGTAGGTCTTGATGTAGTTCTTAGTCAAGGCTCTGGATTACTGTTTAACAGATGCTTCAAGTGTAATAGGCACCTGATTCACCTGCTGTGTTTGGGAATGCGGTGTCCATTTTAGGATGTCCTCATTTTAAAATGCATTAGTTAAGCACAGCATCTTGTCGAAAAAATCAATCATAGGCTAGGATATATTTGACAACACTTAATTAATCTTATCTTGTGTTAATTGTACATTGTTTTATTGGTGGCCCTTGTTTTTGACTTCCTGTGACTTGATTTCCCAATTTTTAATTTGAGGGAAAGATTTGATATACATTAAGGATGTGT includes these proteins:
- the ark2n gene encoding uncharacterized protein C18orf25 homolog isoform X2, whose translation is MADTEKTEEFVNAEIFPERPVQGGSAAAVRGAQEEPLKTETTSSPPGEKEGDSLLQTEGEPSLLSMPCLMMELRRNSPESPHASTGSDKPTSGRAYESDSSNPCMLSPSSSGHLADSDTLSSGEEGSASRATVEGGSTEPGADTRLAAGGQTSASSGRKSRRSRSESEMSTNTMAAKKNRCQPAVVVGAGVEKQTNGRLAKVKGHRSQKHKERIRLLRQKREAAARKKYNLLQDSSTSDSDLTCDSSTSSSEDDDETSGGKTITTDIPAAEGSGVSAQMQGLLDGGGSWDRNSIGSVLEEAMTRFAVMQRQTEERFRVWMEKLTRLDSDDSVDSSIHSSDAPGRHHRHRHRAPRPSSSFLPSSESQETMAAYMLARENANVTMSSMAPDPLNNNILPDVVPVATQNGNLDVPDPGLLNV
- the ark2n gene encoding uncharacterized protein C18orf25 homolog isoform X3 — encoded protein: MADTEKTEEFVNAEIFPERPVQGGSAAAVRGAQEEPLKTETTSSPPGEKEGDSLLQTEGEPSLLSMPCLMMELRRNSPESPHASTGSDKPTSGRAYESDSSNPCMLSPSSSGHLADSDTLSSGEEGSASRATVEGGSTEPGADTRLAAGGQTSASSGRKSRRSRSESEMSTNTMAAKKNRCQPAVVVGAGVEKQTNGRLAKVKGHRSQKHKERIRLLRQKREAAARKKYNLLQDSSTSDSDLTCDSSTSSSEDDDETSGGKTITTDIPGHMEAELAHREPPQHKGHINIPSSDSEVEIVGVQENTRCAHPRGGVIQSLSSAWKPNSLEQLNNSTRQSSQLWTTVSPQPNWVSPPEVVDLTLDEDTRHRYLL
- the ark2n gene encoding uncharacterized protein C18orf25 homolog isoform X1, which gives rise to MADTEKTEEFVNAEIFPERPVQGGSAAAVRGAQEEPLKTETTSSPPGEKEGDSLLQTEGEPSLLSMPCLMMELRRNSPESPHASTGSDKPTSGRAYESDSSNPCMLSPSSSGHLADSDTLSSGEEGSASRATVEGGSTEPGADTRLAAGGQTSASSGRKSRRSRSESEMSTNTMAAKKNRCQPAVVVGAGVEKQTNGRLAKVKGHRSQKHKERIRLLRQKREAAARKKYNLLQDSSTSDSDLTCDSSTSSSEDDDETSGGKTITTDIPDGTPVVCHYDISDTDSNQENLSVTAERVRRTTVITHERLKTHRDQAMAANSGAVRVQHLCSLSAGHMEAELAHREPPQHKGHINIPSSDSEVEIVGVQENTRCAHPRGGVIQSLSSAWKPNSLEQLNNSTRQSSQLWTTVSPQPNWVSPPEVVDLTLDEDTRHRYLL